DNA from Saccharomyces cerevisiae S288C chromosome V, complete sequence:
AAGAAGTAGAGGACTTCCTACATTTTATTGTCGCTGAGTACATCCAGCAAAAGAAGGTGTAATATCCTGAGTCACTCCTTAAACCTACATACATTGCCATAGAATGCCATTTATTACTATATAAAGTCGCATACGTACAAAAGGACAAGATCTTATCTTCGAAAACAAGAATATGAAGGATTTAATAACATTGCCAGGTTAAGAACGGTGTAACAACAATAGAAGTAACACAACACCAATAGCAAACAAACCAACTACAGATATGACTTACACATTGGCAATTTTAGGCTGCGGTGTTATGGGCCAAGCACTTCTTTCCGCCATTTATAATGCTCCAAAGGCGGCTGATGAAACTGCTGCTGCATTTTACCCTTCCAAAATTATCACATGTAACCATGATGAACCTAGTGCACAACAAGTTACCGATCTAGTTGAGACATTCGACGAATCTCCTAACGGTATTAAAGTCGAAAGCACTTACGGTCACAACGTGAGCGCTGTCGAAGAAGCTTCTGTAGTTCTTCTTGGTACCAAGCCATTTTTGGCCGAAGAAGTGTTGAATGGTGTGAAGAGCGTCATTGGGGGAAAGCTACTTATTTCCCTGGCTGCTGGCTGGACAATTGACCAATTGAGTCAATACACTAGCACTGTTTGCCGTGTTATGACGAACACACCTGCCAAGTACGGATATGGTTGTGCGGTGGTGTCCTACTCAGCTGATGTTTCCAAAGAGCAAAAGCCACTGGTCAACGAATTGATTAGCCAAGTTGGTAAATACGTTGAGCTTCCAGAAAAGAACATGGATGCTGCTACGGCTTTAGTCGGTTCAGGCCCCGCTTTTGTTCTCTTGATGTTAGAATCCTTGATGGAGAGTGGGTTGAAATTGGGAATCCCATTACAAGAGAGTAAGGAGTGTGCCATGAAAGTTCTAGAAGGAACAGTGAAGATGGTTGAGAAAAGCGGTGCTCATCCATCCGTTTTAAAGCATCAAGTTTGCACACCAGGTGGTACAACTATTGCCGGGTTGTGCGtaatggaagaaaagggCGTCAAGAGCGGTATTATCAATGGTGTTGAAGAGGCAGCCCGTGTTGCGTCACAATTAGgccaaaagaagaaatagattGCTTTGCGTGAAATGTATGTATGTTCGCTTTGTAGCCgtatattatttttttattactgACCTTGCATTTTTTCGTCATTTTCCCGTCGGTCCGATAATGAATCATCACGATGAATGACTACCCCATAATAATGACACTAATTGGAGCgtataaaagaaaaaaattatataaatgtGTTTGTAATGAGTAAGAGCAATTGATTCatttgaaatgaaaatcaaaaatcaaaattaaaataaaactaaGCAACCATGTCAAGCGGCAGTACTATTGTTTCGTCTGACAAGTCGGGGCGAACATTTAAGCATGAGGAAGAACTACCCAAGTTACCATTACCTAAACTCTGTGACACTTTGCAGCGTCTGAAGGAGAGTTTAGAGCCATTGTATTATGCTGATGGTTACTATCAACATCCTTTAGATCCAGAACAAAttgagaagctgtcatccATAATAAGagattttgaagagaaTCCCGTAAGTGAGAAGCTGCAATCTAAACTACAGAGCTACCATGACACTAGGGATTGCTACCTTGATGAATTACACTTAGACATCAATAACCAGACCTCCACTAGGGAGATTCAGGACGATGTCCTACCCAGGAATCCCTTCTTGGTTCTCGCAGATGACGCTTTGCCAAACATCACTCAAGCTGATAGGTCAGCCGTCCTAGTGCACTCTGCGGCCAGGTTTATTTCTGCTTTGAAACAAGATTTGTTGCCACCAGATATCAATGCCACCAATGGCAAACCACTGTCAATGGCTCCATTTCTGAACTTGTTCGGTACTACTCGTAGTCCTGTTTTTCAGCGCGGTGAggttgaaaattttgatttgaacAAACCTTACACAGCATCTGATTTAGAAGACCCTGATTATTCAAGCGATGAGGACGATAACGACGAACCCACCCAAAAAGACTTTGATGACcgtaaaagaaaacacGAAGAAGACATATTCACTGGCAATGGTATAACTATAAAAAGACATCCGGATAGCAAACACATCTTGATCATCTCCAGGGGCCAATACTATACACTGGAAGTACTTGATTCGACgaataaaattatataCACTGCTGCAGAATTAACCACAATTTTCAACCATATAATAAAAGATTCTTCTGgcattgaaaaatcaaCTGCGTTAGGTAGTTTGACCTCTCACTCTTTTAGAAACTGGAAATATGCAAGGAAGAGACTACAGAAAAGGTATCCTAATGAATTACATCGCATAGACTCTGCTCTGTTCGTGTTAGTGCTGGACGAATCACAAGAAGAAACTACCAATGATGGCGATGATACCGCTGATATCAGTCAAATGTTTAACAGGACTATCACTGAGCGAGACAAGAAATGTACTTCCGCCAATTGTAAGAGAGTGTTTTACGGTACTTCTATAATAAATAGCAAAGGCCATCAAGTGGGTTCATGTGTTTCTCGTTGGTATGATAAATTACAGTTAGTTGTCACTGCAGATGCAAAAGCCACAGTGATTTGGGATTCCTTCACATGTGACGGGTCAGTCGTGCTTCGGTTTACTTCTGAAATTTATACAGAATCAGTCTTGAGATTAGCTAGAGACGTTAACGCCGGTGACCCACAGTTTTCACTCTGGCCTAACGTGACACAAATGGATCCTGAAACTAAAAAACTGATGACGGCGACCATAAGTGCCGACGGCGGAGGCCCTTCTGAAATTGACCCTAAGTTGGTTGTAAATAAAATCGATTGGTCTTTCAGTAACATCCTGAACACACATGTCCATTTGTCAGAAACCAAACTAGCTGATCTGATTTCCAAGTATGATATTGTTCGCGCTTCTATTCCATTGGGCAGAAGGTCAGCTCAAAGATTAGGAGTCAAGCCCGATTCGATGGTTCAAGTAGCTTTACAAATAGCTCACTATGCTTTGTATGGAAGAATGGTGTTTGGATTAGAACCAGTATCCACACGTGGTTTCAAAAACTCGAGATCATCTTTTATTAACATTCAAAGTCAAGCGCTGTTGGAACTATGTCAATTGTTTATTTCTAGCTCCATTGATGGGACAGATAAATTAGACAAATTTATCCAAACCTGCGAAACACATAATAACATGGTTAAACATGCAAAGTCTGGGGTAGGTTATGAAAAACACTTCAATGCATTGAAATATCTCTTCAAATTTCATGACCATTTTGGTATCCACTTAAGTGGTGATGAATCATCTGCTGCGAAAGATCTTTTCGAAAATCCACTTGTTTTACCTTTCTCACAGCCTGAGTTGATTGTTGCCAACTGTGGTAATGCTGCTACCACGACATTTGGTATAACTCCTGCTGTACCTCATGGCTTTGGAATAGGGTACATCATTAAAGATGATCAAGTAGATTTGACCGTGACATCGCAATTTCGACAGGGTGACAGGTTAATGTTTATGTTAAGTTGGGTGTTAGGCGAAATTCGTTCCTACTGGAGGATGTCACGCGGCACTTCTCATAATAAAACTGGCGTGAAGATCAGTCCAGTGGTCGATAAATTGTATGAAATGGACAATGCAGTCAATAATCCTCCGAAACGTAACGGCCATACAGTCAATGGCTCCCGCAAaacatcttcttcatcacaGGTAAATTTGAACAGGTATGGCGGGTTTTTCGATTTGGAAGGCCACATTGACAGTAGGAATATATCTAAAACACCATCGATGAAGAATTTGCAGAAAACCTTCAATGGCTTGACCATGAGCGCAGACAATGATCATTCAAGTTCCGCAGTTTCCGTTCCCacagaaaaggaaaaattaaatacaGGCCATGAAATTTTACAGATCCAACCGCGGGAAGTGGCAAGTAATGGGTTGGAAGCAGATGATGAGACAGATATTGAAATAGTTGCTGGCAATGCTGATGGCACATCCTCTTCGGCATCTTCAGCTACATCTCTAAATTCCAAGAAACGTAACGTCATCAACTCAAGATTCgatattgattttgacCGCAGTCGTGTGGGTAGAAAGGTGGCGACCTTAGATCAATAAGAACGCTCTTTGTTTATCTATTTATTACTAGCATTATGCGTAAGCTTGGCGTGATGTGATATATACTTGTTATATGAAGTATATCAATATGCTTTAATTTATGCTTATTATTTGCTCTCATGTCAGTAACCCGGACCAGATTtgccattgaaaaaattttcatagAATAGCCCGATGCTGATCATCAGTACAAAAGACAGAGATTTCATCTCGACCTGTACCAGGAGCTAAGCAAAGAGGGCGGAAAGAGCGTAATACACCGTTAACATCGCGCATTAGAGGTAGACATGAGTGACTTACAAGACCAAGAACCTAGCATTATTATCAACGGTAATTTGGAACCAGTTGGTGAACCAGATATCGTTGAAGAAACGGAAGTTGTAGCTCAAGAAACACAAGAAACACAAGATGCTGATAAgccaaagaagaaagtcGCCTTCACTGGCTTGGAAGAAGACGGGGaaactgaagaagaaaaaaggaaaagggaatttgaagaaggtgGTGGTTTGCCCGAACAACCATTAAACCctgatttttcaaaattaaaccCACTATCCGCCGAAATTATCAACAGGCAAGCTACAATAAACATCGGTACCATCGGTCATGTCGCCCACGGTAAATCCACAGTAGTTAGGGCTATTTCAGGTGTCCAAACAGTCCGTTTTAAGGATGAATTAGAACGTAACATTACTATTAAGTTAGGTTACGCTAATGCTAAAATTTATAAATGTCAAGAGCCTACATGTCCCGAACCTGATTGTTATAGATCATTCAAATCTGATAAAGAAATCAGTCCTAAATGTCAAAGACCAGGTTGTCCGGGGCGTTACAAATTGGTCCGTCACGTTTCTTTTGTTGACTGTCCCGGTCACGATATCTTAATGAGTACTATGTTATCAGGTGCTGCTGTTATGGATGCTGCGTTACTGTTGATTGCAGGTAATGAATCTTGTCCACAACCTCAAACCTCAGAGCATTTAGCTGCCATTGAAATCATGAAATTAAAGCACGTCATCATCTTACAGAATAAGGTCGATTTAATGCGTGAAGAAAGTGCCTTAGAACACCAAAAATCCATCTTGAAGTTCATCAGAGGTACCATTGCTGACGGTGCTCCTATTGTACCAATATCCGCTCAGTTGAAGTATAACATCGACGCAGTTAATGAATTTATTGTCAAGACTATTCCCGTACCACCAAGAGATTTTATGATTTCTCCAAGGTTAATTGTTATTCGTTCATTTGATGTTAATAAGCCAGGTGCTGAAATCGAGGACCTGAAAGGTGGTGTTGCCGGTGGTTCTATTTTGAATggtgttttcaaattagGTGATGAAATTGAGATTAGACCAGGTATTGTCACCAAGGATGATAAGGGTAAAATTCAATGTAAACCAATCTTTTCTAACATTGTCTCCTTATTTGCCGAACAAAATGACTTGAAGTTTGCTGTTCCCGGTGGTCTGATTGGTGTTGGTACTAAAGTTGATCCTACCTTGTGTAGAGCTGATCGTCTTGTCGGTCAAGTCGTCGGTGCTAAGGGTCATTTGCCAAACATTTATACTGATATCGAAATCAACTACTTTTTGCTACGTCGTCTATTAGGTGTCAAAACAGATGGTCAAAAGCAAGCCAAAGTCAGAAAATTAGAGCCAAATGAAGTTCTTATGGTCAACATTGGTTCTACCGCTACGGGGGCTCGTGTGGTTGCCGTTAAAGCTGATATGGCAAGATTACAGTTAACGTCGCCCGCTTGTACTGAAATTAACGAGAAGATTGCTTTGTCGAGACGTATCGAAAAGCATTGGCGTTTGATTGGTTGGGCAACCATTAAAAAGGGTACTACATTGGAACCCATCGCTTAAGGAACCAATAAAACCACTGCAAagacaaaaatttcataattAATCTGAAAGAAAGTGAAGATAAGAAACGGGCTAGGAGGAAGGGAAACTGACACTTCTGGTTATTGCAATATGCTCATATACATTGATGCGTAATGACATTGATGATCtttattctctttttataacgttttctttctttttttttccttcttacATAGTATTCAACTGTATATTTAACATGTTTTACGtatttttaagaaaaaattactaaACGCGATAATATTAAGCAAATATTTATCTCATAGTTCTCGAACTCATTTATTTCCCATTGATGCCATGAAAACCTCTCAAACCTTTATCGTCTAGTTACACCAGTAGTCAATAAACtgcctttctttttttacacCCAACATACTCTACACTAAATCTTATCGGTGGTTTGTACATGGAGACAATTGCacaaagataatgaagCTCCAAAATTATTCAGTATCTATTGAGTATATATAACCTTGAAAAggttttattttatataagtTCGCCATCTTAGTATAGTGGTTAGTACACATCGTTGTGGCCGATGAAACCCTGGTTCGATTCTAGGAGATGgcatatttattttttatattcttaATATACAAAGAATGTCGTGTGAAGCTGTAGGCACAGGTAATTTTGTAACCATAGTCAGATGTGGTGATCATGAGAGCGAATTATAATTTTATACCAGCTGGCAAGAATTGAGTAATATTTAGACCAGCATATAAAAGtagaataaaaagttatatgtacaaattttttttgacgcCAGGCATGAACAAAAACTACTATGGCTTTGGAATTTTCAAGCTCTTCGAAATCATTCCACACCCATGGATAAAAAATACTAGAATAATTGGATGAAATTCCAATATTTGGTCTTCTCTAAAAATGCCGAATGGGATGTTATCAAAAATTAAACCCTTTCTGACACAATATGCCATACCCAACACCAAAGCTAGAGTGGTTGGCATAGGCAATCCCTCAAAATATTTAGATTTACCTGTGCTAGAATCTTTGGGTAATTGAGCAACGGTGACATTAAACCTTGCTAATCTCGCTAAGCCGCAAAGGACaaagaaagataaaatCATGACATCGAATGTAGTTTGAAATCCAATGGCAAAAGCAATTGCAGCCGGAGCCACACCAAAGGAAACCAAGTCGGCCAAAGAGTCCAGTTCTTGACCCATTAAGGAAGACCTATTTCTCAGACGTGCTACTCTCCCGTCAAGGAAATCGAAACACATACCcaataaaataaagaaatgggCACGCTGGACGTAATGAGGTTTACCTGTAAGCGTAAATCTCAGACAACTTACAATAGAGTAAAACCCAGAAAATCCATTCAGCATAGTAATGTAATCTGCCATATGCAAATTCCTCATCATGCTGAAATGATGTTCGTCACttgtaaatttttggatATCAGTAGCATTAGGGGGGGCCAATGGAGTTGTATTTATAGAAAATATACTTGAGGCCCTTCTGCTTAATGTGCCACCAACTTCATCTGAGGCATACCCGTCATTTTCGTCTCTGTGTTCATTTACGATAACGTCTGTGTCCGTGTGTGGGAATTCTTGAGGTGCGAAATCTTCATCTGATTCAaccattttttaatatatagttttatttttgttttttgattGAATCAAATAGACAACTAAAAATGACAATCACccacaaaatgaaaaaaataggtGTATCTCTCTTTCCTTATTTATAATGTTTCCTATAAAATACGGATCTTCATCTTTAGATGGGTCCATGTGAAAGCTCAAAGGCGTGAGGGTGCCGTGTGAACGTTCAAAGTGATTTTGACCAATTACTGATATATATTCAGTGTCTGGCACAGAAGTCTGCACACATTGAGAAGGAGTGGGGATTGATGTTAGGGATATCTTCTATAATGCTACtaatttatatatacatcCCGTAACAATTATGTGCATATACGTACGTACGTACGTATATACGTATATACATTCCAACCCATATATACAAATACTTACATGTAGACCTTGATATTTAGTATCATGGAGAGCtataatggaaaaatcgCAGAAACATCTTCGCTTTTATCTAAAAAGATGTAGCTATAAGCTCTATAATCATATCTATTGCAATGGTGTATACAGTATTTGGGTCAcgtatttttgtttatacCTAACAATGGATGCGACACATAATGTATTATGCTTAATACTGCTTGTCGCCAGATGGTTCAATATAACATGGTTCGGAATGGGAAGGGCGCCAGACGTATTATCAGTTTGCGCGTTTGAGTAACTATTCAAAATGACGTTTTCTAAATGAGGTGGCAGTTGTGGAGGAGTCAACCAGGCCATATTTTGGTGATTATTTTGCTGCTGATCAAGTGTCAAATAATATTGTTCCATTACATTTGGGTCGGTGAACACAGCAGGTATATCTTGAGTGTACTCTAAATTAGGTTTAGCGGGGGTCTCATCGTGAAAACGAGTGTAACCATCGCCCATGTCATCTGGTTCCTTTTCTATCTCCAATGCGATTCTCGAGCGAGCGCTCATAGGTCTCTTACTCAATTTGCTATCATCTACATGAttcgcttttttttcagccaGATGCTGCTGAGGTTCATTGCCCCAATCAGGCGGTGCGCTCACTTCCATATAGTTGACGAAGTTTCCCATTTGGTCGGTTGCGGTAGGTAAATAATCACTGAATCTTAACTCATTGTCAACAATAAATCTGAAACGATGAGTACCTGGAGGCAGCTGTAATTTTACATGCATAAGTCCAGGCTGTCCAGGGACTGGTACTAACCCGATCATCTTTCTCCATCCCGTAAAAGACCCAGTAACGTACACTTTATTACCCCCCTGTTGCCAAGTGATGTCAACTGGAAACATCATAGCTCTTCCTTTCTTGCCTTCCACAGTGCCCTGTTGCTGTTCTTGTTGCTGTTGAAAgccttgattttgaagtGAGTCAGGCTGCTGAGATGGTTGATAATCCATTTTTTGCAAGGTATTTCCTGTCATATCTGCATCGTGGATATCGCCTTCGTTGCTGTCGATACTACTCGAGCTGCTAGCATCGatatcatcatcagaatcaAAGGTCTCCCCAGAACCATTTTCCGCATGGTTTGAATATGGAGGTatttcatcgtcatcatcgtcgtTAAAAATTAAACTCGATTTATGTCTTAAAGGATGCTGAGGCTCTAATTCATTAGGATTATCTACGTTCATTTGAGAAAAAGTGTACGCCAGGGAAGCCTCATTAGTTGAATCGGCGCTATGTTTACCATTAATCGTAGTGTTGCTAGCTGCGTCACTGACATCTAACATGGAAGCATCCTTGTTTTCAGGGTTGTCGCCAGCCATATTTCAGTGTAGATAATTTATTATTGTGCAGGAAACGACCTTATACAAAATATAGTAGCTCTTATCTAGGATGCT
Protein-coding regions in this window:
- the PRO3 gene encoding pyrroline-5-carboxylate reductase (Cytosolic delta 1-pyrroline-5-carboxylate reductase; catalyzes the last step in proline biosynthesis), giving the protein MTYTLAILGCGVMGQALLSAIYNAPKAADETAAAFYPSKIITCNHDEPSAQQVTDLVETFDESPNGIKVESTYGHNVSAVEEASVVLLGTKPFLAEEVLNGVKSVIGGKLLISLAAGWTIDQLSQYTSTVCRVMTNTPAKYGYGCAVVSYSADVSKEQKPLVNELISQVGKYVELPEKNMDAATALVGSGPAFVLLMLESLMESGLKLGIPLQESKECAMKVLEGTVKMVEKSGAHPSVLKHQVCTPGGTTIAGLCVMEEKGVKSGIINGVEEAARVASQLGQKKK
- the YAT2 gene encoding carnitine O-acetyltransferase YAT2 (Carnitine acetyltransferase; has similarity to Yat1p, which is a carnitine acetyltransferase associated with the mitochondrial outer membrane); protein product: MSSGSTIVSSDKSGRTFKHEEELPKLPLPKLCDTLQRLKESLEPLYYADGYYQHPLDPEQIEKLSSIIRDFEENPVSEKLQSKLQSYHDTRDCYLDELHLDINNQTSTREIQDDVLPRNPFLVLADDALPNITQADRSAVLVHSAARFISALKQDLLPPDINATNGKPLSMAPFLNLFGTTRSPVFQRGEVENFDLNKPYTASDLEDPDYSSDEDDNDEPTQKDFDDRKRKHEEDIFTGNGITIKRHPDSKHILIISRGQYYTLEVLDSTNKIIYTAAELTTIFNHIIKDSSGIEKSTALGSLTSHSFRNWKYARKRLQKRYPNELHRIDSALFVLVLDESQEETTNDGDDTADISQMFNRTITERDKKCTSANCKRVFYGTSIINSKGHQVGSCVSRWYDKLQLVVTADAKATVIWDSFTCDGSVVLRFTSEIYTESVLRLARDVNAGDPQFSLWPNVTQMDPETKKLMTATISADGGGPSEIDPKLVVNKIDWSFSNILNTHVHLSETKLADLISKYDIVRASIPLGRRSAQRLGVKPDSMVQVALQIAHYALYGRMVFGLEPVSTRGFKNSRSSFINIQSQALLELCQLFISSSIDGTDKLDKFIQTCETHNNMVKHAKSGVGYEKHFNALKYLFKFHDHFGIHLSGDESSAAKDLFENPLVLPFSQPELIVANCGNAATTTFGITPAVPHGFGIGYIIKDDQVDLTVTSQFRQGDRLMFMLSWVLGEIRSYWRMSRGTSHNKTGVKISPVVDKLYEMDNAVNNPPKRNGHTVNGSRKTSSSSQVNLNRYGGFFDLEGHIDSRNISKTPSMKNLQKTFNGLTMSADNDHSSSAVSVPTEKEKLNTGHEILQIQPREVASNGLEADDETDIEIVAGNADGTSSSASSATSLNSKKRNVINSRFDIDFDRSRVGRKVATLDQ
- the GCD11 gene encoding translation initiation factor eIF2 subunit gamma (Gamma subunit of the translation initiation factor eIF2; involved in the identification of the start codon; binds GTP when forming the ternary complex with GTP and tRNAi-Met; mutations in human ortholog cause X-linked intellectual disability (XLID) syndrome); amino-acid sequence: MSDLQDQEPSIIINGNLEPVGEPDIVEETEVVAQETQETQDADKPKKKVAFTGLEEDGETEEEKRKREFEEGGGLPEQPLNPDFSKLNPLSAEIINRQATINIGTIGHVAHGKSTVVRAISGVQTVRFKDELERNITIKLGYANAKIYKCQEPTCPEPDCYRSFKSDKEISPKCQRPGCPGRYKLVRHVSFVDCPGHDILMSTMLSGAAVMDAALLLIAGNESCPQPQTSEHLAAIEIMKLKHVIILQNKVDLMREESALEHQKSILKFIRGTIADGAPIVPISAQLKYNIDAVNEFIVKTIPVPPRDFMISPRLIVIRSFDVNKPGAEIEDLKGGVAGGSILNGVFKLGDEIEIRPGIVTKDDKGKIQCKPIFSNIVSLFAEQNDLKFAVPGGLIGVGTKVDPTLCRADRLVGQVVGAKGHLPNIYTDIEINYFLLRRLLGVKTDGQKQAKVRKLEPNEVLMVNIGSTATGARVVAVKADMARLQLTSPACTEINEKIALSRRIEKHWRLIGWATIKKGTTLEPIA
- the CHO1 gene encoding CDP-diacylglycerol-serine O-phosphatidyltransferase (Phosphatidylserine synthase; functions in phospholipid biosynthesis; transcriptionally repressed by myo-inositol and choline) encodes the protein MVESDEDFAPQEFPHTDTDVIVNEHRDENDGYASDEVGGTLSRRASSIFSINTTPLAPPNATDIQKFTSDEHHFSMMRNLHMADYITMLNGFSGFYSIVSCLRFTLTGKPHYVQRAHFFILLGMCFDFLDGRVARLRNRSSLMGQELDSLADLVSFGVAPAAIAFAIGFQTTFDVMILSFFVLCGLARLARFNVTVAQLPKDSSTGKSKYFEGLPMPTTLALVLGMAYCVRKGLIFDNIPFGIFREDQILEFHPIILVFFIHGCGMISKSLKIPKP
- the GAL83 gene encoding Gal83p (One of three alternate beta-subunits of the Snf1 kinase complex; allows nuclear localization of the Snf1 kinase complex in the presence of a nonfermentable carbon source; necessary and sufficient for phosphorylation of the Mig2p transcription factor in response to alkaline stress; functionally redundant with SIP1 and SIP2 for the phosphorylation of Mig1p in response to glucose deprivation; contains a glycogen-binding domain): MAGDNPENKDASMLDVSDAASNTTINGKHSADSTNEASLAYTFSQMNVDNPNELEPQHPLRHKSSLIFNDDDDDEIPPYSNHAENGSGETFDSDDDIDASSSSSIDSNEGDIHDADMTGNTLQKMDYQPSQQPDSLQNQGFQQQQEQQQGTVEGKKGRAMMFPVDITWQQGGNKVYVTGSFTGWRKMIGLVPVPGQPGLMHVKLQLPPGTHRFRFIVDNELRFSDYLPTATDQMGNFVNYMEVSAPPDWGNEPQQHLAEKKANHVDDSKLSKRPMSARSRIALEIEKEPDDMGDGYTRFHDETPAKPNLEYTQDIPAVFTDPNVMEQYYLTLDQQQNNHQNMAWLTPPQLPPHLENVILNSYSNAQTDNTSGALPIPNHVILNHLATSSIKHNTLCVASIVRYKQKYVTQILYTPLQ